The nucleotide sequence CAAATTCCATCTGAATCATTTGATGCAAACGTTCGAGAGAAAAGCGAGTCCCAAATTCCAGATCTCAAGGAGTGGATTCAATCTGTTCTTGAAAATCCTCGAACTTCGATATAGAATTTTAAAATGTTGATCAAATTGGGAAGAAGTGAGTGACACAGAAGTGTTTGGTTTCGATAGAGCAATGGATGGTATTTTTTGTCGTATGAGTATgggacaagaaaaggaagcggTTGTGATGGGGAAGCTCTGCTCACCTCGATGCGGCAAGCTTCGGCGGCGACGGCTTCGGCATCGAGGGCCAGAGACCTCGGCGCCACCTCCGGCTTCTCCGCGGAGCTCGCCGACGCGCTGCGGCACAGATCGAGGGGCGACTGCGGGCTCGCCCTCCTCTTCATCACCGCCGGCTCTTCCTCAAGCGGCGCCTCGGCGATCCGCGGGAGGCGCACCATCCGCGACCGCTTAATTCGCCTCCCCCACTCGTCCGGCACCTTCTCGGCCGCGGAGGTGGACGTAGCCGCTTCCTCGTCGGCCTCCGCCTCGGGCCTGTGGCGGCGCCGGCGAAAGCTGAGGAGAACCTCGGCGGGgaggcggaggtcgagaagcgCTTCGCGGACCCAATCGCCGTGGTCCTCGGAGATGGAAAAGGCAGCGCCGCTTCCGGAGGCGACCATTGTGGAGGAGGTTGGTGATAGGATGAGGACCGAGAGAGGCGGACAGCGAGAGCAAATGGCGTGCGCTTAACGTGGGAATTGTATATATAGAGAGCAGATACTTTGATTTATTTGctgtaaaaagaaaagaaaaataaaataaaaacctaaaaagACTAAAAAGACCTTTACGAAACTTTTTATTTCGCTCCCTAACTTTTAGCTATTTTAAAATAAGACTCAAAGTCTTATCATTTTACtccttatttttttcatattaagtttgaaaattcttAGTTATTTACTAATTTTGAAGCTCTAAAAGCATCCTAAAAAACAGAggataaactctaaaaaaaatattctaagattGGATACGATAATTAAGAACTTTCAGTTGATGGTAGGTGAACAAAAGAAAACATGACTAATGTCAAGAGTATCTTAACATTTTCTAAGGGATTGAGATAAGTTAAACAAAGTAGTTATCTGAAAAGAGATGTAGTTCTCGAATGGATATCAACAGATCTTTTCATGTTTACATGAAGATATCAGAACAATCGAACCGAACCA is from Zingiber officinale cultivar Zhangliang unplaced genomic scaffold, Zo_v1.1 ctg97, whole genome shotgun sequence and encodes:
- the LOC122037849 gene encoding uncharacterized protein LOC122037849, which gives rise to MVASGSGAAFSISEDHGDWVREALLDLRLPAEVLLSFRRRRHRPEAEADEEAATSTSAAEKVPDEWGRRIKRSRMVRLPRIAEAPLEEEPAVMKRRASPQSPLDLCRSASASSAEKPEVAPRSLALDAEAVAAEACRIEVAAAPSIPASALIRRPALRKMTKLELQAMERTLLEERAKLRKGIEDAHRTADALRAHNQRLKQLRAELPKIAAPSLPRREDLIALPDLNDPLPDC